Below is a window of Nitrospira sp. DNA.
AAAGTGAAGTGGGCGTCCAAATACGGATCACCGATATCAGATGGAAACATAGGCAATGGGTTTGCACTGAGAACCGCTCGTTTCCCGGCTAGATCATAGTACTCGTTTCCTGAGGATTGCTCGATCATCACACCGGTGACCGAGCCGTTCTTATGAAGTCTGAACTGTACGATAACGACGTAGGCTTGGCCGGTCAGATCCATCGGCGGAGCATTCCAGGAATTACTGATTCGCTGCCGCACAAGCGCAAGGTACGCGCTGGATCCCTGAGTCATCCCTGAAACCTTCAATGTGGTATCGACGGCCTTGACGTTCTGGACCTTTGCTTCGACTTGAGGGGCAGGTTTTGACGATATTTCCACCGGGGGCGCTGCTTTGGGCACCTCAAGTTTTTTGATTTTCTTCAGTTCCTCATCCAGTTCCTTCGCCACATCTTCGGTCAGAGAGGAGGGCTGAGCGGAGGCAACCAGCCTCTTGGGGGGTGTTTCCTTGGTTTCCGTGAGGACTGGTACATCGGGCAGCTTGATCACCGGCGATTTCCTTGGCCTGTCCTCCGGACTGATGTCGCCGCGCTTCGGGGCATCCGGAGGCAACTCAATATCTTTCATGATATCGCGCATGAGATCATTCGACGATTTTGCTGGAGCGACCGGAGGAGGAGGGGGTGCGGCCGTCACGGGAGGAGGAGACACAGGCGCCATTTTCACGGGAGGAACCGATTTGGGTTTATCAACAGGTTTAGGGTGCTCGATGGGCTTGGGTTGCTCGATGGCTTTGGCGACGGCTCTGGATTGCTCGTTAGGTTTAGTCTGTCGTACCGGCTTAGGTGGTTCAACCTCTTTTTTACTCGTCTGACTTTTCGGCGGTTCAACAGCCTTCTCAGGAAGCGTCGGCAGACTTGCGAGGGAAATCTCAATGGACGCCAGGGGTCGTTCGCCATGTCGTGGCAGGCGAACCCAGCCCACCATCGCCAGCATGCCGACATGCAGCACCAGAGAGACGACGACGGCAAAACCTAAGCGGCGAGTCAGCGTCGCCTGCCATTCATCATCCGAGACCATGCCGGCCGATGCCCAAGCCTGCACTGTGGACCTTATCCTACTGGTTGGGTTGGGATGGCGTATCCTCACTGACGCGTTCAGGTCCGGTGGGATCAGTCACCATACCGAGTTTTTCGATGCCTGCCTTTTTGACTCCATCCATCACCTGAACCACAATTCCATATGGCACGTCGCGGTCGGCGCGTAAATACAATGAGACATCGGCATGCTCTTCCTTCATCACGCGCAGCCTTCGCTCCAGCTGAGCCACGCTTACCTGATCTTTGTCGAGATACAGACGTTGATCCTTTTCGATCGTCAACACCGCCCGAATCTCGGGCTTGATCGTGTTCGACGCTGAAGCCGGCAACGTGATGTCCATGCCTCGATAGAGCATCGGTGCCGTGACCATAAAAATCACCAGGAGCACCAGCACAACGTCCACGAGCGGAATCACGTTGATCTCCGCTAAAAATCGACGCTGCCTCGTCTCAAAGATCATCCCTTCACTCCAACGGGAACCGGAGCGATAGGTCTCGTTTGGGCTGGAATCAAAGCGAGGAGCTCCACCACGACCGAATCCATGTGCATTGCGGCGCGTCTGATACGTACGAGAAAATAATTATAGGCGACCACGGCAGGAATCGCGGCAAACAATCCGGCTGCGGTCGCGATCAAGGCTTCGGAGACGCCGGGAGCCACAGCCGCAATGCTGGCTGTGCCTTGTGTGCCGATTTCCCGGAATGAGTCGATAATACCCATCACCGTTCCCAAGAGGCCCACGAACGGACAGATATTTCCGGTCGTCGCAAGAAACGGGAGAAACGATTCCAGCTTGGCGATCTGACCTTGAGCAAGATGGGCCGCCGTCCGCTCCATCACATGTCGATCATACGCGACGGAACCGTTTTCATTCACCTCGGTGGGAATGTAGCCGATCCGTTGAATCACGGCATGAAAAATCTTCGCGCAGGGACTCCCAATCGTCTGCTGCGCATGCCGAGTGACTTCCTCCACATCTCTGGCCCGCAGCAACAGGGTCATGAAATGACGATCTTTTGCATCAGCGGTGCGAAATACGGCCAATTTGTAGAAGATGATGGCCCATGACGTGATCGAAAAGCAGACCAGGAGCAAGAGAACCACCTTGGACACGATCCCGAGCGACAGAACGACTCCTAGTGGGCCGGTTTGAAACATACGAGTCTTTACTCTCCCTCCTCAGCGCGCATAATTTCTTGGCAAAGTGGAGTGTACCAAACTCTGAAGATAATGGCGGGGCCGACGGGATTTGAACCCGCGACCTCCAGATTGACAATCTGGCGTCCTAACCAGGCTGAACGACGGCCCCGCAAAACCTATCACTGGCAGAACAGCAGCACGATAAGACGAAATCGTTGGTCGCCGATCAATTCCCGCGTGTAGGAACAGGCTCTCCGCCCGGCAAGCTCACTTCCTGTCTCTGCGTACCAAATATCTCCGAGTGGTAGGCGGAACAGGGATTGAACCTGTGACCTCTGCCTTGTAAGGGCAGCGCTCTCCCAACTGAGCTATCCGCCCGATTTTCTTAGCAACCTCTGCGGAGCCTATCAAGTCCGTGCTTCCTTGTCAACGTGTTTGCGCGCTGTCGTCCGGTTCCACAATATCCCAGTTCCTAACTATGGACGCTATGGCTGCTTCATCGAATTTTCCACACGGGTCCGCCGCCGGCCGGGCTGCCGTGGGAAATATCGGCGATGGATTTGTTTCAGTCGGCTGCTTTCCACATGCGTATAGATTTGAGTCGTCGCGATATCTGCATGCCCCAACATGGATTGAACGACTCGTAGATCGGCCCCGCCTTCCAGCAGATGCGTGGCAAAAGAATGCCGCAACATGTGCGGCGAGATCGGCTTGGAAATACCGGCACGTCGTGCTCGGTGCAGCAGCAGCTTCCAAAATCCCTGTCTGGTGAGTCCTCGTCCTCGCCGGCTGATGAACAGGACGCGGGATGATCGCTGTTTGAGTAGAGTCGGTCTTACACGTTCCAAGTAATCCACCAACATCTTGCCCGCAGTCTGTCCGATCGGGACGATTCGCTCCTTGGCACCTTTTCCCACAACTCGTACACAGCCCAGATTCACGTCGATCTGCGACAGGGTAAGCCCGACAAGCTCCGACACTCGAAGACCAGCCGCATACAGCAATTCCAGCATCACACGGTCGCGTTGATCCTCGGCGCGATCGCGAGCCGGTAGTTCCAGCAACGCCGTCACTTCTTGATGCGTCAGCGTCTTCGGAAATCGGACCGGTCGACGAACCGCCGTCATGTCACGGAGCGGGCTCGTCTCCAGGAGGTTTTCTCGAACCAGAAAGCGATACCACCCTCGCATCGCCGAGACTAGGCGGGCAATCGATGAGGCCGCGAGGGCCTCCTGCTTGAGCGATGCGAGAAAGGATCGTATCGTGTGCGGTGGAACGGAGTCTCCTATACTGAGCTGATGCTTCCTCAAGTATCGCTGCAACCTAAAAAGGTCGCGCCGATAGGACTCGATCGTATTGGTCGCCAGCCCGCCTTCAATCCGCAGCTCGCTGAGATACCGTTCGAGAAGCGGGTCCAGCAATGCT
It encodes the following:
- a CDS encoding biopolymer transporter ExbD, whose protein sequence is MIFETRQRRFLAEINVIPLVDVVLVLLVIFMVTAPMLYRGMDITLPASASNTIKPEIRAVLTIEKDQRLYLDKDQVSVAQLERRLRVMKEEHADVSLYLRADRDVPYGIVVQVMDGVKKAGIEKLGMVTDPTGPERVSEDTPSQPNQ
- the xerD gene encoding site-specific tyrosine recombinase XerD, translated to MAEPTVALLDPLLERYLSELRIEGGLATNTIESYRRDLFRLQRYLRKHQLSIGDSVPPHTIRSFLASLKQEALAASSIARLVSAMRGWYRFLVRENLLETSPLRDMTAVRRPVRFPKTLTHQEVTALLELPARDRAEDQRDRVMLELLYAAGLRVSELVGLTLSQIDVNLGCVRVVGKGAKERIVPIGQTAGKMLVDYLERVRPTLLKQRSSRVLFISRRGRGLTRQGFWKLLLHRARRAGISKPISPHMLRHSFATHLLEGGADLRVVQSMLGHADIATTQIYTHVESSRLKQIHRRYFPRQPGRRRTRVENSMKQP
- a CDS encoding TonB family protein, whose amino-acid sequence is MQAWASAGMVSDDEWQATLTRRLGFAVVVSLVLHVGMLAMVGWVRLPRHGERPLASIEISLASLPTLPEKAVEPPKSQTSKKEVEPPKPVRQTKPNEQSRAVAKAIEQPKPIEHPKPVDKPKSVPPVKMAPVSPPPVTAAPPPPPVAPAKSSNDLMRDIMKDIELPPDAPKRGDISPEDRPRKSPVIKLPDVPVLTETKETPPKRLVASAQPSSLTEDVAKELDEELKKIKKLEVPKAAPPVEISSKPAPQVEAKVQNVKAVDTTLKVSGMTQGSSAYLALVRQRISNSWNAPPMDLTGQAYVVIVQFRLHKNGSVTGVMIEQSSGNEYYDLAGKRAVLSANPLPMFPSDIGDPYLDAHFTFTVGEPQG
- a CDS encoding MotA/TolQ/ExbB proton channel family protein, with the translated sequence MFQTGPLGVVLSLGIVSKVVLLLLVCFSITSWAIIFYKLAVFRTADAKDRHFMTLLLRARDVEEVTRHAQQTIGSPCAKIFHAVIQRIGYIPTEVNENGSVAYDRHVMERTAAHLAQGQIAKLESFLPFLATTGNICPFVGLLGTVMGIIDSFREIGTQGTASIAAVAPGVSEALIATAAGLFAAIPAVVAYNYFLVRIRRAAMHMDSVVVELLALIPAQTRPIAPVPVGVKG